The window GACGTCGCCGCGGCACCCGCGCCTTCCTTCTGCCCCTGGGGCTGGCATCCCGCCAGCGCCAGCATCGCAACCAGAACCAACTTCCGCATGTGTTTGCCCTTCCTTGGCTTACGGTGGCGCCATTCAACCCCCGCCACCTGACAGTCGGTACCGGGGGGCGACTTACTACAGAAATCGCCCGCCAGCCTCTCGGGCGGCGCGTACCACGGGACGACAGGCATTGGACTTCCAGTCAGGTGGGAGCTTTCTCTACCCGGTCGCGCCCAACCAGCGGAGGAGGGGGTCGCGCAGTGGGCCCAGGCGCTTGTAGGCGCTCATGTCCTCGGGGACGGTCCTCAGCACGCGCGCGAGGGCGTGGCGGCGTTCGGGGGTGGGCACCTCGCCTGCCACGGGGGCGACGTACGTGTGGATGGTGAAGAGGATGGCGCCGGTCTCCGGCAGGCGGCTGAGCGTCTGGCGCTCCAGGCGCAGGAGGCAGCGCTCGCCCGCGTTGTCGGGGGTGATGCCCTCGAAGAGGTGGCTCCACTCCGCGCGGTAGCGGGGCTCCATGCACAGCCGGGGGGTGACGGTGATGGCCCAGTTGCAGCGGGTGACGGGGCGCCCCGGCTTGAGCCCGTCCAGCAGCTTGAGCGTGGAGGCGCCCACCTGTTCGGCGAAGCGGGGCACCGGCGTGTGCACGGCGAGCAGCGACTGCCCCAGCTTGTCGTCCAGACACCAGCCGGAGGGAAAACACAGCTGACCGGCCACTAGCGGGAAACCCTCACGCGTGCCGTCCAGCACCAGCAGGTCCTCCTGCACCTGGCGCCCCACCCAGTCCAGCGGCGCCAGCGGCAGGCCGCGCTCGTCACCCGGCGTCAGCTCCGCGCGCGTGCCGCTCATCCGGTTGTCGAAACGCCAGCGCGCGCCGTCCTCCTCCAGGGAGAAGCACGCGGGGGACTCGGCGGCCATGCGACGCAGGAGGAAGCGCAGCACGTCCCACTGGAGGGGTTCGGTGTCCGGCAGCGCCTGGAAACGCGCGCGCGGGTCGTCTCGCAGGAGCGTGTCCTTCAGCGCCAGCTCGTCGAGATAGTGCGGCGCATCGACCTCGATGAGTGTTTCACCGGGCCGCAGCGCGCGCACGCCGAGTGCCATCGCGAAGGTGTCCTGCTCGAAGGGGAAGTAGGGCAGCACGTCGACGACTCCTGACAGGATGGTGCGTGTATCTTCTTCCGTGAGACACCACAGCGCAGCGCGTCACGCTGGATGGCCGTGGCGAATTCCTCACCATACGCTTGAGGTTGGGGCGTCCGGGGACGAGGATTCGCGCATCCCTTGCAGCGTCTCGAAGCCGCTCGTTCATGCGCGAGCCGAAGAGGCGCCGCGCATTTCGCAGGAGGCACCCTGATGAACCGTCCGCCACTGTCGCGCATGTCTCGCGCCATGCTCATCACCCTGGTGGGTCTGCTGGCCCTTCCCGCGTGCTCGGACGACGACGACGAGACGCCGAACATCCCGGACGCCGGACCGCGACCGGACGCGGGGACCGACGGCGGTTCCGACGGCGGCGGTGAGCCGGAGCCGGACGCCGGCAGCGACGCGGGCACGTGGGCGACGGAGTTCTCCTGCGAGGGCAAGCCCCAGCAGACGCTGACGTTCGACCCCGGCCAGGAGCAGGAGCTGCAGAACGCCGTCAACGAGCTGGAGCCCTGCACCACCATCCAGTTGGGCGCGGGTACGTTCCACTTCGACAACGCGGTGACCATCCGGCAGGACGGTATCACCATCGCCGGCGCGGGCCGCGGCGCGAAGGGCGAGGGCACGGGTGGCGGCGCCAGCACGGTGCTCGACTTCTCGGAGGCCACGGCCAACACCAACGGCCTGGACGTGGTGGGCAAGCTGTTCACGGTGCGCGACGTGGCGCTGTGGAACGCGCAGAAGGACGCGCTGCGCGTGGAGAACTCGGCCAACGTCTACATCCAGCGCATCCGCACCGAGTGGGCCGAGGAGAACAACCCGGACAACGGCAAGTACGGCATCTACCCGGTGAAGTCGCGCTACGTCATCATCGAGGACTGCGAGGCGTACAACGCCGCGGACGCGGGCATCTACGTGGGCCAGACGCGCTACGCCATCGTGCGGCGCAACATCGCGCGGCAGAACGTGGCGGGCATCGAAATCGAGAACACGAAGTACGCCTACGTGGAGGGCAACACGGCCATCGACAACACCACGGGCCTGGTGGTGTTCGACCTGCCGGGCAACCCCATCAAGGGCACGGACATCCTGGTGCTGGACAACACCATCACCGGCAACAACCGCCCGAACTTCGCGTCGGTGTCGTCCAGCAGCAGCACCGTGTCCCAGGTGCCGGCCGGCACGGGCACGTTCGTGCTGGCGTCGCGCCGGGTGGAGTTCCGCGGCAACACGTGGGGCGAGAACAACACGGTGGACATCGCGGTGCTCAGCGGTCTGGCCATCGAGCCGAACATCGACCTGTGGTCGGCGGGCTTCTTCAACTTCACCAGCACGGACGTGTACATCCACCACAACACCTTCCAGGGCGAGAGCGGCGCCGCGGTGGACAACGGCAACACGAACCAGGAGCTGCGCCCGCTGGGCACGCTGGTGGAGGCCGTCTACCTGTACGGGCTGTTCTACAAGGACATCGAGCGCGTGGAGCACGTGCTGTGGGACGGCATGGACCCGACCCCGCCCGCCCCGAGCGAGACGGTGTCGCACAACCGCCTCAACCTCTGCTTCGTCGACAACGTCGTGCCGCAGCCGGACAAGCCGGCGGTGGTGGACTTCGACCTGGCCAACGTGCAGGCAATCCTGACGTCGGGGACGCCGAACCCGGCGGCGGCGGCCTTCGAGGAGACGCGCCGCTTCAAGCAGGGCGAGGCTCCCTTCAACTGCACGGGCTTCTCCCCGGCGCTGTCGCTGCCCTGAGGCGTTGGAAGCATGAAGCGCACGCCGTACATGAAACACCTGGGCCTCGCCGCGGTGGTGCTCGCCGCGGTGGTGGCCGCTTGTTCCGGTGACGACGAAGACGAGCCCGGGATCGACCCACCGGACGCGGGCGATGCCTCGACGGATGGGGGCCGCTCGGACGCCGGTGACGCGGGCGATGGTGGCGACGCGGGCGATGCGGGTGACGCTGGCGACGCGGGAGATGGGGGCCATTCCCAGCCGGATGGTGGCGAGAGCACGGGCAATCCCGACTCCGGCACGCCGGACGCGGCCACCCTGCCCAACGCGCTGTCGGAGCTGAAGCTGTTCACCGGCAGCCCCGCGGAGGGGAACTTCCAGCCGGTGGCGGGCTCCGTCCCGTACGAGCTGACCACGCCGTTGTTCTCCGACTACGCGCTCAAGTCGCGCACGCTGGTCATCCCGGCGGGCAAGAGCGCGGTGTACAAGGAGTACGACGTGCTGGACCTGCCCGTGGGCACGGTCATCACCAAGACGTTCTCCTACCCCGCGGACCTGCGCGAGCCGACCGTGAACGTGCGCCCCCTGGAGACGCGCGTGCTGGTGCGGCGGACGGAGGGCTGGGACGCCGTCTCCTACGTGTGGAACGACACGCTGACGGAGGCCACCAAGGCGTCTGGCGGCAAGGTCTTCAAGAACTTCCAGGTCGTCAACACGCAGGGCGAGACGCTGACGTTCGACTACCTGGTGCCCAGCAAGAACCAGTGCCAGAAGTGCCACCACGTGGTGGACGAGAACGAGAACCAGCACCTGCTGCCCATCGGCGTGAAGGCCCGCTACCTCAACCGCGAGCACACGTATGACGGCCAGGCGAAGAACCAGCTCCAGCACCTGGCGGACCTGGGACAGCTGACGGACCTGCCCTCCCTGGACAAGGTCCCGTCCGCGCCGGACGCCTTCGACACGACGAGCACGGCCAGCCTCGATGACCGGGCGCGCACGTACCTGGACATCAACTGCGCCCACTGCCACAACGCGAAGGCGCAGCCGGGCATCACCAGCCGGTTGCTCCTGGACATCCGGACGCGGGACGCGTTCTCCAACGGCGTGTGCAAGCGTCCGGGCTCGGCGGGCAGTGAAGTGGGCGGCGAGTTCGACATCGTCCCCGGCAGCCATGGCACGTCCATCCTCTGGTACCGGCTGCACACCGAGGAGTCCGGGAAGATGATGCCGGAGATTGGCCGCGCCATCCGCCACGAGGAGGGCTCGCAGCTCATCGCCGATTGGATCGACGCCATGACGCCGCAGACCTGCAAGTAGGGCAGGGACAGGCGAGAAGTCTCCCAGACGCCCCCGCGCGCCGACACGAGGCCCGCGGGGGCGTCGTCTTTTCTCCCGGCGCCTGACGCATAATCCGGGGCGCATGTCCTTCCCTGCCCTGGTCCGGGGCGCCGCCCTCGCCCTCGCGCTCGCCGCGCTCGCCTCGTGCCGCATCGAGTCCGCGGCGCCATCCTCGGACGTCGCCGCCACGCACGAGGGCACGCCGTCCGGCGAGGTCTGGGTCTACACGTCCATGTACCAGCACGTGCTGGACGCGCTGGAGCCGCTGTTGAAAGAGCGGCTGCCCGGCGTCACGGTGCGCTGGTACCAGGCGGGCAGCGAGAAGGTGGCCAGCCGCCTGGACGCGGAGCGCGCCGCGGGCGCCGTGCGCGCGGACATCCTCGCCGCGTCGGACCCGTTCCTCGTCGAGCGGCTCGCGAGGGCGGGCGACTTCCTGCCCTACGCCTCGCCGCACGTGCTGCGCGCGCCGCGCTCGCTCGTGGACCTGGACGCGCGCTTCGCGGCCATCCGTGTGTCCACCATGGTGCTCGTCCACCGCGAGGACTCCGCGCCGCCGCCCACGTCCTTCGCCGCGCTGGTGGACGGCAGCTGGAAGGGCCGGGTGGCCATTGGAGACCCTCTCACCTCGGGCACGGCCTTCACCTGGGCGGTGTTCTGTCACGCGCGCCACGGCGACGCCTGCTTCACCGGCCTGCGGGAGCGGGGCGCCATCGTCGCGGGCGGCAACGCGGCGGTGCTGCAGAAGGTGGAGAGCGGCGAGGCGGACGCGGGCGTGCTGCTGTTGGAGAACGCGCTCACGGCGCGGGCGCGGGGCAGTCGGCTCCAGGTCGTGTGGCCCACGGACGGCGCCGTCACCATCCCCGGCCCGGTGGCCCTCTTCAAGTCGACGCCCAACCCCGTCGCGGCGAAGGCCGTGGTGGACGTGCTGCTGTCGCCCGAGGGCCAGCGCCT of the Myxococcus stipitatus genome contains:
- a CDS encoding heme-dependent oxidative N-demethylase family protein, producing the protein MLPYFPFEQDTFAMALGVRALRPGETLIEVDAPHYLDELALKDTLLRDDPRARFQALPDTEPLQWDVLRFLLRRMAAESPACFSLEEDGARWRFDNRMSGTRAELTPGDERGLPLAPLDWVGRQVQEDLLVLDGTREGFPLVAGQLCFPSGWCLDDKLGQSLLAVHTPVPRFAEQVGASTLKLLDGLKPGRPVTRCNWAITVTPRLCMEPRYRAEWSHLFEGITPDNAGERCLLRLERQTLSRLPETGAILFTIHTYVAPVAGEVPTPERRHALARVLRTVPEDMSAYKRLGPLRDPLLRWLGATG
- a CDS encoding parallel beta-helix domain-containing protein, with the protein product MNRPPLSRMSRAMLITLVGLLALPACSDDDDETPNIPDAGPRPDAGTDGGSDGGGEPEPDAGSDAGTWATEFSCEGKPQQTLTFDPGQEQELQNAVNELEPCTTIQLGAGTFHFDNAVTIRQDGITIAGAGRGAKGEGTGGGASTVLDFSEATANTNGLDVVGKLFTVRDVALWNAQKDALRVENSANVYIQRIRTEWAEENNPDNGKYGIYPVKSRYVIIEDCEAYNAADAGIYVGQTRYAIVRRNIARQNVAGIEIENTKYAYVEGNTAIDNTTGLVVFDLPGNPIKGTDILVLDNTITGNNRPNFASVSSSSSTVSQVPAGTGTFVLASRRVEFRGNTWGENNTVDIAVLSGLAIEPNIDLWSAGFFNFTSTDVYIHHNTFQGESGAAVDNGNTNQELRPLGTLVEAVYLYGLFYKDIERVEHVLWDGMDPTPPAPSETVSHNRLNLCFVDNVVPQPDKPAVVDFDLANVQAILTSGTPNPAAAAFEETRRFKQGEAPFNCTGFSPALSLP
- a CDS encoding SO2930 family diheme c-type cytochrome; protein product: MKRTPYMKHLGLAAVVLAAVVAACSGDDEDEPGIDPPDAGDASTDGGRSDAGDAGDGGDAGDAGDAGDAGDGGHSQPDGGESTGNPDSGTPDAATLPNALSELKLFTGSPAEGNFQPVAGSVPYELTTPLFSDYALKSRTLVIPAGKSAVYKEYDVLDLPVGTVITKTFSYPADLREPTVNVRPLETRVLVRRTEGWDAVSYVWNDTLTEATKASGGKVFKNFQVVNTQGETLTFDYLVPSKNQCQKCHHVVDENENQHLLPIGVKARYLNREHTYDGQAKNQLQHLADLGQLTDLPSLDKVPSAPDAFDTTSTASLDDRARTYLDINCAHCHNAKAQPGITSRLLLDIRTRDAFSNGVCKRPGSAGSEVGGEFDIVPGSHGTSILWYRLHTEESGKMMPEIGRAIRHEEGSQLIADWIDAMTPQTCK
- a CDS encoding ABC transporter substrate-binding protein; amino-acid sequence: MSFPALVRGAALALALAALASCRIESAAPSSDVAATHEGTPSGEVWVYTSMYQHVLDALEPLLKERLPGVTVRWYQAGSEKVASRLDAERAAGAVRADILAASDPFLVERLARAGDFLPYASPHVLRAPRSLVDLDARFAAIRVSTMVLVHREDSAPPPTSFAALVDGSWKGRVAIGDPLTSGTAFTWAVFCHARHGDACFTGLRERGAIVAGGNAAVLQKVESGEADAGVLLLENALTARARGSRLQVVWPTDGAVTIPGPVALFKSTPNPVAAKAVVDVLLSPEGQRLIVEKGDMNAVDPRLDGPRGGPGVEALLERAQPWTPALLEQGLTRGGALKEAFSRAFSR